The Podospora pseudoanserina strain CBS 124.78 chromosome 7 map unlocalized CBS124.78p_7, whole genome shotgun sequence region tcaacaacaaacagCTGCCCAGCGCGTGGGTCAtgccatccccccccccgcccctgctgctgcgagcCCCGCCCCTGCGCCTGCTGGTGAGGCTGCTGGTGACCTTGAAGGAGAAAATTTGTTTGACCTTGCTGCTCGTGCTGGTGGTGCCCGCAGCGGAAGTGGTggagctgctgccgccggaGCGAGCGCGCAAGATCTTGGCAACCTAAGCTGGCTTAGACAGAACGCACAGTTCCAACAGCTTCGCCAAGTcgtccaacaacagcccggCATGCTTGAGCAGATTCTTCAGCAGCTCAGTGCTGGTAACCCACAACTCGCCCAGACGATCGCCCAGAACCCCGAGCAGTTCCTCCAGTTGCTTAGCGAGCACGGTGATGACGATGCGCCGCTCCCTCCTGGAGCCCACCAGATTTCGGTCACAGAGGAGGAGCGTGACGCCATTGAGCGGTTGACTCGGCTAGGATTCAGCCAGGACCAGGCCATCCAGGCGTATTTTGCCTGCGAGAAAAACGAGGAGTTGGCTGCGAACTTCTTGTTCGACCAGcccgatgacgatgatgatgacatggGCGGCACCGGTACTCACTAATTTTCTTCTAATTCGCCTTTGCTTTGGGATTGCGGGGTTATTCGGGATATCCAGGCAGGAATGGTTATGcggggtggagatgggcgGAGGCCTTTAGCTTTTTGTTTTCACTGGTGATGTGAGGCAGGCAGAAAGTTAAAAGCGAAGGTCTATTATTGATAGCAAGATACCAAACAGCTAGGTTTTTCTCCGACTGGAAGTCTGAGTGCCAGTGATCTGTGATGCTAGACTCTGGGGATGGAAGACGGGAAAAAtttgaggtggagggagagagagagaaagtgCTCAACATCTCTTTTATGCCTGCCAGTGATATGAAGGGGTTGGGAACCATCATTAGCTGTGTAGACTCTAGTACCCAGCTCGGGCATACTATTAGCAGGTCACTGGCGGCTCATTTCAGACAGGGTAATAAAAACATCGCTTTGATTCCTTCCGATAAATAAAGCTATGGGTATCAATGAATCGAAATAAATGCGAGAAACCCTTACAAATACCAGCACATCTATCTACCTGGGTTCCTATTTTGCCTGTGGGTCTCGTAACCACGACCGAATCCTTTCTACCCCCGTAAACACCACAATGTGcctcaccaaaccccctgctcaacctttttcttccccctccgcccactcttcttctttgcctcctccagctccttgagcatcttctcctccttcctcttttcttcctccctcttctccctttccaccgcctcctccctctcctcaaactctttcctctgctcctccagctccttctcgaTGTCGTCCGTCGTCTCAAACTCCTGCTtcgtcttctccttcacctcctcaatCCTCATCGGCTGCTTCACCTCCCCGACCAACGCGCTCTTAACCCTCGCCGGATTTTGCCTCTCCTCCCGATTGAATTTCAGCTTGATGTGCTTCCTCGTCTTGCCAGGAAACATTTTCGAAATCAGCTCAAAGTCCGTCCCGAATCTCGAAAGCGCCCAGTAAAACTGGTCAGTGTCGGCGTCGGACCATTGACCTGGTTTCAGGGCGCGGCGGAGATAAGTctgttgggtggtgtggttggtgaaATCATTgacttccacctcttccagatTCCCCTCCGCTTCTCTCGCTCTGGCATGCCGATCAATTTGGAGAGATGACTGGTTGAGCACGATTTCTCCGTCAATGATCTGGTATTGTTCTCCTACCGGGGCTGTCACTGCCACCGGGCGGGCAAAccccccttcatcatcatcattaccCCCCAGCAAGGGGGTGTCGGCGTTCaaaggttgaggttgcccATCATTGTCGTTGTtttccccaccctcctcggcaccattaaccctccccttcttccccttctcatTCGCCTTCAGTTTCTTCACCCGTTCCCTCTCCAAAAGGGTATCATGAAGAGAAAACTTCTTGCCGATCCGGAGGTCCTTGGCTAGgtcggccattttgaacTCGTCTTCGTCTACAACTTGCTCTTCGGCGTTTTCGGGTGTTACCTCACGCTGAGCACGTGGGGCGCGGGAGTTGGCTCGGGATTGggtttcttctccttcggGGGTCTCCCCGTCTTCGGCGGCGACTGCGGCCTTGGTGCGCTTTTGACGGTGTTTTCTGCCTGCTTTGGCGGCTTGGTATGCTTCGTAgccttcctcgcctgggaggggggcagcTCGTCTGCGGGCTCGCTTTCTTGGGGCGGGGGTGCTTGTGTTTGCTTCGCCGGCCTCCTCATTCTCAGCTGTTCCTGCAGCGGGTTCTTCGATGGCTGTGTCGGCTTTGCGTTTCCGGGGGACCCGGGGCTTGGGTTTGGGCTTCGGCTTTGGGGCTTGGGATGGTCCAGAGGTGCTCGGTTCGGGTGGTTGAGAGGGACCAGAGGTGGGTTCGGCGGGCTGCTCGGCTACAGGCTCAACGGAGGCGACAACATCTTCTGTGTTGGGTGTAGCTTCCTCGGGGTGTGGAGCTTCAGAGATAGTCGATGctcctgaggaggaggtagctGATGAAGCTTGCTCGGGCACGGAAGGCGTAGGCGCAGGGGTGAGCGCCGGGGCAggagctgctggaggaggaactGACACAGCGGCCGATTTCGACGCTCTCACGGGTTTGGGTGCGGTTGGACGGGTATGCCTGGGCGATACCGCTGTGGGCAATGGAGCAGTTGACGCCGGGGTC contains the following coding sequences:
- the RAD23 gene encoding UV excision repair protein rad23 (COG:L; EggNog:ENOG503NWKD; BUSCO:EOG09264CST) is translated as MKVNFKDLKQQKFTIEFEPTDLISTVKQKLSEDHGWDPALQKLIYSGKILKDEDTIESCKIEEKGFVVCMVSKPKAPKPASAAESSSVVPATPAQAPPASTPAPPAAPAQVSNAASAAPATPSPNRTSGAPNDSSALAMGEQRAQAIANMEAMGFERSQIDAAMRAAFFNPERAVEYLLTGIPENVQQQTAAQRVGHAIPPPAPAAASPAPAPAGEAAGDLEGENLFDLAARAGGARSGSGGAAAAGASAQDLGNLSWLRQNAQFQQLRQVVQQQPGMLEQILQQLSAGNPQLAQTIAQNPEQFLQLLSEHGDDDAPLPPGAHQISVTEEERDAIERLTRLGFSQDQAIQAYFACEKNEELAANFLFDQPDDDDDDMGGTGTH
- a CDS encoding uncharacterized protein (BUSCO:EOG09265C25; COG:K; EggNog:ENOG503Q3AD): MLVNNKSKFKPGPKPKGKRPPPASRPSSSNTPASTPAASQQEDANPTPPPPSAPTEAAPPAVDNAPPQDVETPSAQGQTQHSEVREPSPISTMTSAAGVSSIQSQDDAIPSQAETPASTAPLPTAVSPRHTRPTAPKPVRASKSAAVSVPPPAAPAPALTPAPTPSVPEQASSATSSSGASTISEAPHPEEATPNTEDVVASVEPVAEQPAEPTSGPSQPPEPSTSGPSQAPKPKPKPKPRVPRKRKADTAIEEPAAGTAENEEAGEANTSTPAPRKRARRRAAPLPGEEGYEAYQAAKAGRKHRQKRTKAAVAAEDGETPEGEETQSRANSRAPRAQREVTPENAEEQVVDEDEFKMADLAKDLRIGKKFSLHDTLLERERVKKLKANEKGKKGRVNGAEEGGENNDNDGQPQPLNADTPLLGGNDDDEGGFARPVAVTAPVGEQYQIIDGEIVLNQSSLQIDRHARAREAEGNLEEVEVNDFTNHTTQQTYLRRALKPGQWSDADTDQFYWALSRFGTDFELISKMFPGKTRKHIKLKFNREERQNPARVKSALVGEVKQPMRIEEVKEKTKQEFETTDDIEKELEEQRKEFEEREEAVEREKREEEKRKEEKMLKELEEAKKKSGRRGKKKVEQGVW